In one Neobacillus sp. CF12 genomic region, the following are encoded:
- a CDS encoding zinc-binding dehydrogenase, whose translation MADVVFETAGASKATASTFHYCAPGGCLVQVGWPGGNIVEMNIATFLDRELDYVAVNRYANSFPTAIKWISDGRINVKDLITGRFSLDEISEAFEYSSNNPDKVIKTIVIND comes from the coding sequence TTGGCGGATGTTGTTTTTGAAACAGCCGGTGCAAGTAAAGCCACTGCTTCGACGTTCCATTATTGCGCTCCAGGTGGATGTCTTGTTCAGGTAGGATGGCCAGGTGGAAATATTGTTGAAATGAATATAGCAACATTTTTGGATAGGGAATTAGATTATGTTGCTGTCAACAGATATGCAAACTCGTTTCCAACAGCCATTAAGTGGATTTCCGACGGAAGGATAAATGTAAAAGATCTGATTACAGGCAGATTCTCACTGGATGAAATTTCTGAGGCCTTTGAATACTCAAGTAATAACCCAGATAAGGTTATAAAAACGATTGTCATTAATGATTAA
- a CDS encoding cation:dicarboxylase symporter family transporter, with translation MKKIKVSLAVQIFIGLVLGIIVGGIFYGSESAQSVLQPFGDLFIRLIKMIVVPIVLSTIIVAIAGVGDLKSVGKLGAKSLTYFIGMTLLAIAVGLISANIFQPGVGLNMDKLERSDISGYVHTTEEQEGNSIIETLLHIVPTNPVQAMVEGDMLAVIFFAVVLGLGIAAIGEKGKPVLRVFEGVASAMFYVTNLFMKYAPIGVFALIGVTISKYGFASLLPLGKLALTVYGTMIFFVVVVLGLMAKIVGFSIFKLVSMLKEELILAFSTASSETVLPKIMDKMEQAGSPKHIASFVIPTGYSFNLDGSVLYQAIASLFIAQMYGIELSIVQQITLMLVLMVTSKGMAGVPGVSFVVLLATFSTMGLPAEGLAFIAGIDRILDMGRTVVNVIGNSLAAIVVAKWEGQFNPPVVAKNMKTQKAS, from the coding sequence ATGAAAAAGATAAAAGTAAGTTTAGCGGTACAAATTTTTATCGGTCTAGTATTAGGAATTATTGTCGGTGGGATATTCTATGGAAGTGAAAGTGCACAGAGCGTCTTGCAGCCATTTGGTGATCTTTTTATCCGATTAATTAAAATGATTGTAGTACCAATTGTCCTTTCTACTATTATCGTTGCAATCGCTGGTGTTGGTGATTTGAAATCTGTTGGTAAATTAGGTGCTAAATCACTTACTTATTTTATCGGCATGACATTGTTAGCAATAGCTGTCGGACTTATATCAGCCAATATCTTTCAACCTGGTGTAGGACTAAATATGGATAAGCTAGAGCGAAGTGATATTTCAGGATATGTACACACAACAGAGGAACAGGAAGGAAATTCTATTATCGAAACACTTCTTCATATTGTTCCTACAAATCCGGTTCAAGCCATGGTAGAAGGCGATATGCTAGCGGTTATTTTCTTTGCCGTTGTATTGGGTCTTGGTATTGCAGCCATTGGGGAAAAAGGAAAGCCGGTTTTGCGCGTATTTGAAGGTGTGGCAAGTGCCATGTTTTATGTGACAAACTTATTTATGAAATATGCTCCAATCGGGGTCTTTGCTTTAATCGGTGTAACGATTTCTAAATATGGTTTTGCATCACTTCTGCCATTAGGAAAGTTAGCCCTTACGGTTTATGGAACCATGATCTTCTTTGTCGTTGTGGTTTTAGGCTTGATGGCTAAAATCGTTGGATTCAGTATCTTTAAATTAGTAAGCATGCTCAAAGAAGAGTTAATCTTGGCTTTTTCAACAGCAAGTTCCGAAACCGTTCTTCCGAAAATAATGGACAAAATGGAACAAGCAGGAAGTCCAAAACACATTGCGTCATTTGTTATTCCAACAGGTTACTCTTTTAATTTGGATGGTTCTGTTTTATATCAAGCAATTGCATCTTTATTTATTGCCCAAATGTATGGTATTGAACTGAGCATTGTACAACAAATTACACTAATGTTAGTTTTGATGGTAACATCTAAAGGGATGGCAGGAGTTCCTGGGGTATCTTTTGTGGTTTTATTAGCTACATTTAGTACAATGGGGTTACCTGCTGAAGGTTTAGCATTTATAGCTGGTATTGACCGGATTTTAGATATGGGACGTACAGTGGTCAACGTGATAGGAAATTCATTGGCAGCGATTGTTGTCGCTAAATGGGAAGGTCAATTTAACCCTCCAGTTGTGGCCAAGAATATGAAAACCCAAAAAGCTTCATAA
- a CDS encoding DUF624 domain-containing protein, translating to MQLGSFSNVVYTICDWIARLAYINLLWILFTLSGFVVFGFFPATIAMLATLRQFIRGNHPPVFQTFWSYYKNEFFKSNKLGLLIVVIGLILYMNISFLQSTTNSFSSVLFYSSIIMSCIYFLIICYIMASYVEFDQPLRTHLKNAVLITISNPITSLFMIFGFAAVYFAVSYLSGVGFFFSVSILGLVVLSSANLAYKRILSQQEKLSTLAK from the coding sequence ATGCAATTAGGTTCATTTTCAAACGTTGTATATACCATTTGTGATTGGATAGCAAGACTGGCTTATATTAATCTATTATGGATTCTTTTTACGTTAAGTGGATTCGTCGTTTTTGGCTTCTTTCCAGCAACGATTGCGATGTTAGCGACATTAAGACAGTTTATCCGAGGAAACCATCCCCCTGTGTTCCAAACCTTTTGGTCCTATTATAAAAACGAGTTCTTTAAGAGCAATAAATTAGGTTTGCTAATCGTCGTAATCGGTTTGATTTTGTATATGAATATCTCCTTTTTACAATCAACAACGAATAGCTTTTCCTCTGTTCTTTTTTATTCAAGCATCATTATGAGCTGTATTTATTTTCTAATCATTTGCTATATCATGGCTTCCTATGTTGAATTTGATCAACCACTAAGAACACATTTAAAAAATGCAGTTCTGATTACGATTTCCAACCCGATTACGAGTCTATTTATGATATTTGGATTTGCTGCCGTTTACTTTGCTGTTAGCTATTTATCTGGGGTGGGGTTCTTTTTCAGTGTGAGTATTTTGGGGCTGGTTGTTCTTTCCTCTGCAAATCTAGCGTATAAGAGAATCCTAAGCCAGCAAGAGAAATTAAGCACGTTGGCAAAGTAG